Proteins encoded by one window of Acidimicrobiia bacterium:
- a CDS encoding acyl-CoA dehydrogenase, producing the protein LQQDGLTEINFPRGPASQFPDVDPIWHYGFVFQPALTLGGGTFAIQRNIVAERALGLPREPDVEAGQTWSQTRR; encoded by the coding sequence AACTCCAACAGGACGGCCTGACCGAGATCAACTTCCCGCGTGGGCCGGCGAGTCAGTTCCCCGACGTTGATCCGATCTGGCATTACGGGTTCGTGTTCCAACCGGCGCTCACCCTGGGCGGCGGTACGTTCGCCATTCAACGCAACATTGTGGCCGAACGGGCCCTCGGCCTGCCTCGAGAACCCGATGTGGAGGCTGGCCAGACTTGGTCGC